A single Marinobacter sp. es.042 DNA region contains:
- a CDS encoding DUF3305 domain-containing protein translates to MSSRTEQWKRELRVGAVVRRSPGVTRWVKEIWKPVAVIPGAPDAFWKELVREEDVVDYHAGTVTMELFRADVEGYLVSLNMAAPSVWIIMDRDVTSQSPSGWVVSTITASAHEALDALDSGESIVEAVPIPESMAAWIKEFIDMHYIEEPFKKRRRDEVRVDGAEDAKGDPRIRQESDVYRAPANIKKPRIQ, encoded by the coding sequence ATGAGTAGTCGTACAGAACAGTGGAAACGCGAGCTGAGGGTTGGCGCTGTCGTTCGCCGATCTCCGGGCGTCACTCGCTGGGTAAAAGAAATCTGGAAGCCGGTTGCCGTTATACCTGGCGCACCTGATGCATTCTGGAAAGAGTTGGTTCGCGAGGAAGATGTGGTCGATTACCACGCGGGCACCGTTACGATGGAGCTTTTTCGGGCCGACGTCGAAGGCTATCTGGTCTCTCTGAACATGGCCGCTCCATCCGTATGGATCATCATGGATAGAGATGTAACGAGCCAGTCGCCCTCCGGATGGGTCGTAAGCACTATTACCGCCAGCGCCCATGAAGCACTGGACGCCCTTGATAGCGGCGAAAGCATTGTTGAGGCGGTTCCCATTCCCGAATCAATGGCGGCCTGGATCAAGGAATTTATCGACATGCACTACATCGAGGAGCCGTTCAAGAAACGTCGCCGCGATGAAGTTCGCGTTGATGGCGCCGAGGATGCCAAGGGCGACCCGCGCATTCGCCAGGAAAGCGACGTTTACCGTGCCCCTGCGAACATCAAAAAGCCGAGAATTCAGTAA